The segment TGCAGCTCTTTTGCTTTATCTGCTTGAATCGAACCGATTTGCACTCCAACCGTTTTCCCTTTAATAGCTTCAAAAGACTGAACATCCCCATCTTTAGCAACAACCATTAAAATATCACTTCGGAAATAAGAATCTGTGAAATCAACATTTTTACTGCGTTCAGGAGTCGGCTCCATCCCTGCCATAACGAAATCAACCTTCCCTGATTGAAGTGATGTAATCAATCCACTAAAATCCATATCCTTCACAACAATTTCATAGCCAAGCTTCTCACCAAGCGCCTTAGCAAGATCCACATCAAAACCAATAATATCCTCGCTAGTCGCTGTATCGATATACTCAAAGGGAGAGTAATCAGCCGACGTCCCCATCACCAATTGCTTCTTATCCCCATCCCCGCCAGACGCACTTTTACCACAAGCAGCTAACAGCATACAAACTAACAGCAAAACAATCCCCAAAACCCTCTTCTTCAAAAAAACCCCTCCATCCAGCACATATGTATCTTATAATACGTTTTATGACGTTTTACTTATTTATACTACTTTCCAACAACATAGTCAACATATTATTAGAATTTACAGAAAAGTGCAGGGCGCTTGAGTTTCGGCGACATGCATAAGACGAGATGGACGGGAAGGTGATGTTCTTTCACCTTCTTGGCCAGATTGGCTTATGACCTCGAGCCGATAGCGCCCGGAACTGGACACCGAAAAGTGCAGGGCGATTGTTTAGCGACGGAGAAACTGGAAGGCCTCGACTGAGATAAAGGAAACACGGTGAGCGGTAGCGATGTTGACTTATCGCAGACCTCAAGCAAATAACGCCCGACCGTTTAACACTCACCATCCCAAATCAACCAAAAAAGCAATCTTCCTGTGAAGATTGCTTCATTATTAAAACGAAAATTTATAGCGTTCCCCAATAATATACTGTTTTCCTAAATAAACTGGCAGATCACCATCAGAAACAACTGTTTCTAAATAGAAGAGCGGTTCTCCCACTGTAACATCAAGCAATGGTGCTTCTTTTTCAGAGGCTCTAGCTATTTCCAAGGAGGTTTCACCAGCATTATTAAGGTTGATATTGTATTTTTCCTGAAGCAGCTCGTAAAGGGAGCCGTCGAGATTTTCTTCAAGTAAAAATTTATACCGTTTAAAGGAATAGAAGTTATTTTCGAGCATAAGCGGCAGATCATCTGCGAATCGGACCCTTTGGATGTGAATAAGCTGATCATCTGCTTCTAGCATTAGCCGTTCTTTTTGATTTGTGTCCGCGTCGATTATTTCCTTTTTAATAACCTTGCTTGTTACTTTTAAGCCATGTGCTTCACATGAAGCAGTAAAGCTTTTTAAATGGAGAATTTTCCTGTCAATCTTCTGTGTCTGAACAAATGTACCTTTTCCTTGCTTTTTAACAAGATATCCTTCTTCAACCAGCTCAGTGATTGCCTTACGAACAGTAACTCTGCTTATATTATATTTATCGCTGAGCTCTACCTCTGTCGGAATCTTGTCACCAGCCTTCAAGCGGTTAGCAGTAATCTCTGTACGCAACGTTTCTTTCAGCTGAATATACAAAGGAACACGGTTCTCTTGCTTAATCATTTTTGCCGTCACCCACTATTTCATTCATTTACTCCAAGGATAACAAAGACGTAGCGATAAATAAATCATTTCCTCTTTAATATGCCTTCCCATATCCAAACGCACCTTCTACAAGACAGGACGAAGCGGCAAATTCCGCCCCTTTAGCAAGAGCTGCTTCAATGCCTTCTTGTTCATATTGCAGTAAATGAACAAGAAACGCAGTCAAAAAGGAGTCTCCTGCACCTAATGTATCAACAGCTTCAACCAACCTTGGCTTTTGCTTATAAAAACTGTTTCCATCATATAGAAGTGCTCCGTTTGCTCCCATTGTCGCAACCGCTAATTTGTTTCCTAAAGAAATCATTTTCTTTAACGTATTCTTTGCCTCTGCTTCTGATAAATGGCTGCATGACAGAAAGCTAAAATCAACATTTGGACCAATTTCAGAGAGATACTCCTCAGTAAAATCGTCAGAGAAATCAAAGGAAATTGGCACACCTGCCGCTCTTAGCTTTGGCATTGCCTCTTCCATATAGCTATACTTGCTTGTATGCAGCAAATCAAAGGATTGAATATACTTCATGTCCTCCTGTTCTAATTGGAGCTTATGATATTGTCTGATACCACCTTCATTACTTTCCAAAAATACTCGATCACCGTTCTCAAGGCCAACTAGAGCATATCCACTCTCCCCTTCGATTTCCTTACAGCGGCTTGTATCAATCTCTAATTCTTGTAGTACTGCCTTAATATGATGCGCTTCATTATCTGTGCCGAATATACCTAAATAAGCAGCACTCTCTCCAAGCATTTGTGCATAAACACTGAAGTTTAGCGCATTCCCCCCTGGATACATTACTCGTTTATACGTATATTTATCAACAACATTATCGCCAATCCCCAATACCCTCAACAAAATCCCTCCTCTGTGCTGTATATGTACTGTACACCGATTATACAATAGTGCTCAATTATTTAATCAACTATGTCAAAAGAAAAGCGGATCTTGCCTTAGTAAGCAACTTTGCCCATATATCTTCTTGTTTCTAATGGATGCTTTCTGATTTCTGCCAGCTCTGCACGATAAACACTCAAAATGCTGTAAAACACAATCGGATTGAAAAATTCGACTACCTCATCATCAATCGTATTAATACCTAATTCCTTGCAATCGACAACTTCTATCTTTTCGCCATATTGTTTTAAGAACGTAAGAGCCCTTTCATCCAAAGGTCTTGTTCTGCCTTCATTCATAAGTAAAATATACGGTGTTTCCTTATCTGTCACCTCGAATGGTCCATGAAAATACTCTCCAGAATGAATGGCTGAAGCATGCACCCATTGCATTTCCATAAGCGAGCAAATCGAGAATCCATAAGCGTGACCATAGGAAGCTCCACTTGATAATACGTAAAACATATTTTCATGCTGATATTTTTTCGCAAAGGCCTTAGCTCTTTCAGCCACTTGTACCCTTGCTTTAGCGATTATTGTATTAACCTGCTCTAATCCGTTCATGACCTTCTCGTAATTATCGTAGCCTTCTGTGCTGTGAAGTGCTTCGACAGCAATATTGAAAATAATAGCCATCGGATTGTCTTTCACGTCCGTCTCTTCGCCCCATTTATAAAGAATATTATAGTCGCTATTACTTATCAATGCCCCTGTTTCATTATGTGTTAATGTAATAGTTGCCGCACCATGCTCCTGAGCAGTTTTTGCTGCTTCTACCGATTCTTTTGTATTTCCACCATGTGAGCAAACAACAACAAGCGAGTGACTTCCAAGGGCTTTTGGGACTGCATGGACAAACTCATTGCTTGTATAAAGAGATACTCTCATCTGCTTCGCTTCACTTTTGAAGAAATATTCAGATAAGTACATATCAACTAAAGAGCCACCACATGCAACTAAATATAAATCTTTAATTCCTTCCTCCCTGTTTGCTTGTATTTCTCTAATAATATCCTTTACGTTCATGTTTATCTCCCCTATATCTATCAATCTTGTACATTTTAAAATACGTATTAAAACGTATTATTAATACAAATGATAACGACATATGTCTTTTTCGTCAACCACAAAAAAAACGCGGCAGATATGCCCCGTTTTGACTGTTATTTTATTAGCTCTCCCGTGTCGCCTGTTTGAAGCCCTGCTGCGTTTGCTTCATCTGTATCGATATGCATGTCCAATGCATACGTATCCTTCACTCTAATAAGAACTTTGTTAAAAGTTAACTCTCTTTCTCCAGCGGTTTTTACACTCACATATTGCCCATCCTTCACACCAAAACTATCTGCGTCTGCATTTGTCATATGAATATGTCGTTCAGCAATAATAACGCCCTTATCAATAGTAATTTCGCCCTTAGGACCAATGATCTTGATTCCTGGTGTGCCATCAATTTTCCCTGAGGGACGAATCGGAGGATTAATATGGAGCTTACGTGCATCCGTTTTAGAAATTTCCACCTGTGTTAACGGGCGGATCGGGCCAAGAATACGAACTCCTTGTATCTCTGATTTATCTGTTTTAATTGTGACCGTTTCTTCTGCGGCAAACTCACCAGGCTGTGATAGCTCCTTTTTGCTTGTCAGTTCATAATTATCACCAAACAGTTTGTCCACATCTTCTTTTGTTAAATGGATATGCCTATTGGAAACACCGATAGGGATTTGCATCTGTCATCCATCTCCTTTACTACTGATTTTGTTTACTTTTCCCTAATAAAAGAAGTTTAATCAGTATTCATCATATACTGTATCGCCTCAAAATGTCCTAAACAAACCCCTAAAAAACCAAAAGCCTATCGTCCTATAACGGATTCAAGGCTATTTCGACCTTATTTCATGGTTATGGCTTTATTATCTGACGTTTTTCCTGCTAAATAATAATCGATAATTGCAAGCATTGCTTTTCCTGATGTGAGCATTGCCTTTTCATCAAAATCAAATTTAGGGTGATGATGTGGATAGACTGCTTTAATTTCCTCATTTCCTGCCCCAGTAAAAAAAAGCATTCCGGGAATACCCTCTAAATAAAGCGCAAAATCTTCACTGACAAGCAGAGGGGGAACCTCATTCAATATGATTTCTGGGAGGGCAGAAGCAATAGCATTTCTAAAAATGTCTGTTTCAGCAGGATGATTATAAACTGCGGGCATTCCAAAGTGGTATTTAAACTCATAGTCAGCCTTTTGGCTTGTGCAGATACCTTTTATCGTATCTTCCATCGCTTCTTTAACAAGCTGTTGAACTTCCTTTTCATATGTTCTCACAGTCCCCTTCATTAAAGCAGAATCAGCAATTACATTTGCTGCATTGCCGGCATGGATGGAGCCTATTGTCAGAACGGCTGTTTTTTGGGGATGGACTCTGCGGCTGACAATGTATTGAAGCTGATTAATAAGAGCTCCCGCAATTGCTATTGAATCGACCGTATCATGCGGAGAAGATCCATGGCCACCCTTCCCTTTAATTTTTATGGAAAAGCCATCTCCTGCTGCTGTTGTATAACCTTTTGTAAATGAAATTTCTCCTGTTGGATACAAGCTCCATAAATGGTTGGCAAACACCAAATCAACACCAGCAAGACAATTGTCTTCAATCATCTGCTTTGCTCCGCCTCCGCCTTCCTCTGCATGCTGGAAGAGCAGTACAACCTTGCCTGCGAGACTGTCCCGATTGTCATACAATACTTTGCCTACTGCGAGCAATGTGGCTGTGTGACCGTCATGGCCACATGCATGCATAACTCCGTCAATCTTCGACTTATATGGCACCTCCTTTTCATCCTGAATCGGCAATGCATCAAAATCCGCACGTAAAGCAATTGTCTTTCCCGGTTTAGCTCCATTAATATAACCGAGTACTCCCATGGAACCAACGTTCGTTCTGATATCAATCCCGAAATCTGTTAAAATATCTGCAATCATTTTAGATGTTTTATATTCTTGGTTAGTCAGCTCTGGATACTGATGGAAATGCCGTCTCCACTCTACCATTTTTTCATACATTTTCTCCAATTGTTCATTCCAAGCTTCCAGCATTCCAATTCCTCCTCGATATAATTCAGTAAGTCCAGTCAAAATCTAGGATAATTTACTGACATTCTTTTTATAATGTAATGCCAAGGCAGCAAATACTTGCATACCTTGGCATCGTACTAACAGCTATTTACCACCAAAAAACTTTTTGAATTTCTCCAGCTCTTCCTTACTGTATTCCTTTGTTTTATCAAAATACGGATTATTTTCCAAAGGGTCTTTAGGGTCTAAATTTGTTTTCATGGAAAAAGCAGCTTGGTTAAGACCATCTCCAATAAGGCGATCATCTAAACTGTTGAAGTCTGGCATTTTTGACCCTTTATCGTTTTCCATTGTCCCACCTCCTATCCAAGCTTAGGGTGGGCTTTTCCTGTTATTTTATGTAAAGTTACTTATGCCTGGCAAAAAGTTGACATTTGTAACTCTGCCTTTGATATGTTTTTTTTTGCGTTTTCTTTAAAATAGTGGTTTCATTATATCTTTCAGGATTTTTTCGGTCAATTAATTTCAAGAAAATTTAGACTATTTATTCTATTAATAATTTTAATCATAAAAAAAAGCTCTCACCTTATAGTGAGAGCTTTCTTATTAAAGCACACGAGTAGTAACAATTCCTTCAATTTCACGGATTTTCGCTTCTAAGGCAGGAATGATATCTCCTTGGACTTCATTGTCGATATCA is part of the Niallia taxi genome and harbors:
- a CDS encoding transporter substrate-binding domain-containing protein, giving the protein MLLAACGKSASGGDGDKKQLVMGTSADYSPFEYIDTATSEDIIGFDVDLAKALGEKLGYEIVVKDMDFSGLITSLQSGKVDFVMAGMEPTPERSKNVDFTDSYFRSDILMVVAKDGDVQSFEAIKGKTVGVQIGSIQADKAKELQKEVDFQVETRDRVPDLVEELKSGRFDGVLMEEAVSKGYLKNNDSLKVISVPNNETIGASIAFQKDSKFTEEFNKELAVMKENGELDELVSKWFGGVE
- a CDS encoding GntR family transcriptional regulator, whose amino-acid sequence is MIKQENRVPLYIQLKETLRTEITANRLKAGDKIPTEVELSDKYNISRVTVRKAITELVEEGYLVKKQGKGTFVQTQKIDRKILHLKSFTASCEAHGLKVTSKVIKKEIIDADTNQKERLMLEADDQLIHIQRVRFADDLPLMLENNFYSFKRYKFLLEENLDGSLYELLQEKYNINLNNAGETSLEIARASEKEAPLLDVTVGEPLFYLETVVSDGDLPVYLGKQYIIGERYKFSF
- a CDS encoding fructoselysine 6-kinase — protein: MRVLGIGDNVVDKYTYKRVMYPGGNALNFSVYAQMLGESAAYLGIFGTDNEAHHIKAVLQELEIDTSRCKEIEGESGYALVGLENGDRVFLESNEGGIRQYHKLQLEQEDMKYIQSFDLLHTSKYSYMEEAMPKLRAAGVPISFDFSDDFTEEYLSEIGPNVDFSFLSCSHLSEAEAKNTLKKMISLGNKLAVATMGANGALLYDGNSFYKQKPRLVEAVDTLGAGDSFLTAFLVHLLQYEQEGIEAALAKGAEFAASSCLVEGAFGYGKAY
- a CDS encoding SIS domain-containing protein — encoded protein: MNVKDIIREIQANREEGIKDLYLVACGGSLVDMYLSEYFFKSEAKQMRVSLYTSNEFVHAVPKALGSHSLVVVCSHGGNTKESVEAAKTAQEHGAATITLTHNETGALISNSDYNILYKWGEETDVKDNPMAIIFNIAVEALHSTEGYDNYEKVMNGLEQVNTIIAKARVQVAERAKAFAKKYQHENMFYVLSSGASYGHAYGFSICSLMEMQWVHASAIHSGEYFHGPFEVTDKETPYILLMNEGRTRPLDERALTFLKQYGEKIEVVDCKELGINTIDDEVVEFFNPIVFYSILSVYRAELAEIRKHPLETRRYMGKVAY
- the pduL gene encoding phosphate propanoyltransferase, whose protein sequence is MQIPIGVSNRHIHLTKEDVDKLFGDNYELTSKKELSQPGEFAAEETVTIKTDKSEIQGVRILGPIRPLTQVEISKTDARKLHINPPIRPSGKIDGTPGIKIIGPKGEITIDKGVIIAERHIHMTNADADSFGVKDGQYVSVKTAGERELTFNKVLIRVKDTYALDMHIDTDEANAAGLQTGDTGELIK
- a CDS encoding M20 metallopeptidase family protein produces the protein MLEAWNEQLEKMYEKMVEWRRHFHQYPELTNQEYKTSKMIADILTDFGIDIRTNVGSMGVLGYINGAKPGKTIALRADFDALPIQDEKEVPYKSKIDGVMHACGHDGHTATLLAVGKVLYDNRDSLAGKVVLLFQHAEEGGGGAKQMIEDNCLAGVDLVFANHLWSLYPTGEISFTKGYTTAAGDGFSIKIKGKGGHGSSPHDTVDSIAIAGALINQLQYIVSRRVHPQKTAVLTIGSIHAGNAANVIADSALMKGTVRTYEKEVQQLVKEAMEDTIKGICTSQKADYEFKYHFGMPAVYNHPAETDIFRNAIASALPEIILNEVPPLLVSEDFALYLEGIPGMLFFTGAGNEEIKAVYPHHHPKFDFDEKAMLTSGKAMLAIIDYYLAGKTSDNKAITMK